GTTGGGCGAACGCGGCGATTTTGTCCTGCCCGAACATCTGGTTTAACTGGCTGCCACTGGGTTGCTGGTTGGCTCCATTGCCAAGCCATGAGGACGCCAGTGACGCAAGGCCGGAGTCGCCACCACCCTGCATACCGGAGATCATGGAAGCCAAACCGGCCAAACCACCGGCCTGTGCCTGGTTTTGGCCGCCACCCATCAGACCCATCATGGCTGAGGCGATTTCGGTCATTTCCAGCTGGCCATCATGGTCTTTATCCAGCTGGTTTTTGAAAAGCTGTACAGCAAGTTGCATCATATCCATGTGTGCTGATATCTCCGGTTAGATGTTTTTAGGAATGCGGATTTTTTGACCAGGAAAGATCTTGTTGGCATCCTTGATGACTTCACGGTTGACTTCCACGATTTTGGCGTATTTTGCACCGTTACCGTAAGCATGTTCCGCGATTCCCCACAGGGTGTCGCCTTTCTTGATGGTATAGAATTCATCGTCACCACCAACTTGGGAACCATCGGAAACTGATATGCCGTCGGCCTTGACTTCCTGGATACCCAGTGCGTTGCCTGCCATCAGGACAGCTTTTTCCAAAGCTTCGGCGGATTTTGCTTCCCCACTCAATGTGGCGACGCCATCCTTGACCTCGACTTTCAGGCCACTGACGCCGGGGTTATCTTCTTCGATGTGCTGCTGGAGTGCTGCGGGTGCTTCTTCCTCCTTGCCGAAAATTTTCTTGCCGATGTCGCGGGCAAAATCAAACAGTCCCATCTTATTTTCTCCTATGAATTACGAGTGGATTGATCTCCACGCATAGTATAGACGGTTTATGCGAAATAACCATTTGAACCGACTATCAGTCGGCCTGATTGGCCAGAAGGTTCAATAGGGCTGCCTATATTTTTTAGGCAAGGAATGTGCCGAATTTGACCAAACGCTGTTGCCAATAGGTCTTGCTGAGGTTATCCACGGAAACTTTACCCCCACCTGAAGCGGCGTGAATAAATTCCCCCCGCCCGATATAAATGCCGACATGGTTGACTGCGCTGCCACTGGTGCGGAAGAAAATCAGGTCGCCGGGGCGCATTTGTTCAAAGCTGATGGTACGGCTGGCGCTGCTTTGCTGCGCGGCAGTACGGGGCAGGGTGATACCGTGTGCATTTTTGTAGACGTATTGGGTCAGGCCACTGCAATCAAAGCCTTCACGTGGGGTTTCACCGCCAAACTTGTAGGGGATGCCAAGTGCCTGATGAGCCTGCGCTAATAGTGCCCGCCGCGCTGGGGCATCAGCAGGCTCATATTGTTGCGAGAACGGCTGATACTGCTGGGAAAAAACCGGTTGGGATGCATAAGGCTGGTTATAACTGGTGAAATAGGGTTTCGCCCCGCCCTGATAAACACCTGGAACAGTGTGGTTCCAGTAAGGATATTGCGCACTTTGTGAGTATGACCCCATTGGCGCACAGCCCCCAAAAAGTACTGCTGTAGCCCCCAGCAGCAGGGCTAGTGTAATTTTGCCCATAATATTCTTGTACCCTGTTTTTTGTTATGCATTTAGAACCAGGGTTGATTCTATAAGTTCAAAACTGAACACAAACAAAAAAACCCGGCTCAACAATGACAGTTGGTCGGGTTTTGCGGGGAAATTAAGGGGTATTACCAGTTGGTGCCGAAACTTCTGTCGCTTTCATTGCTCAGTTTGGGAAGGTCGGCCAAATCGTGAATGGTGCTTAGCGGGCCGTCCGGGAACAGTTGGTAGAGGTATTTGCGCCCACCTTGGGGAGTGAATTCTTCCTGCAACATGTCGGCAAGTTGCCGGGCGTTCTGGCAGTCATCGCAGTGCTCGTAAAAATCTAGCACGAAATCAATGGCAGCCATGTGTTCGGCAGTCAGTTGCATACCCCGCTCCCTGGCGTGCCGCTCGATCAGGCTGTAGACGCTTTCCGTTTTAAGGGTGGGTAGTGGCGCGCGCATGACAGGCTCTGCGCGTGGGAACATTTCATCCAGAGAAACATCGCTAAACATCATGATTATAACCCTCCTGATTGTGTCTTTTGTGGCGATTTAGGACTCTTGCTATCTCTAGTGGTATAGGATTCTTTAGCTGTATATTACCAAAGTAGTATTCTTGAGTGTATAAGTCAAGTAATGGGGCGTTTTTCATTTGGCGTCAGCGGAAATCGAAAGGGTGATGCGTTATGCTTTTCCCGCAAAGCAATACGGAGCAAGCATACCGATGGACAATACCCCGCCACGTTTCCGCAGTCTGAGCCTGGCAGGCTATGGGTGGATGCCTGCCGACTGGCCGATGGTGTTTTATCCCGACGATTTGCCGGAAAGTTGGTGTGTTTCGTATTACGCCAACGAATTCAATAGCATCTTGCTGCCAGCCGAAGGTTGGCGGAAGCCATTGTTGGAGGCTGCATTCTGGCAGTCGGAAGTGACGCCCGATTTTAGGTTCTATCTGGAGATTACCCAGCAGCTGCTGCAAGGTGATGGTTGGGTCGAGGTGCAGGCAGCGGTTGAACGCTATCTGGCCGGGCAGGTAACGGGTTTGCTGGTTGAGGCTGACGTGGCTGATATGCTGCCCGCAGACTGGCAGAAACAGTTCCCCATCCATCTGTTGAAACCCGCCACCGTATTGGCAGAAATGCCTGTGGGTGCGGATGCTCAAACCGGCGTGCTGCGAACCCCTCAGGCGCTCACACCATTGGCGCTACGTGGTGTGTTTGAGGAGCTGCAACAGTCCGCTGTTCACCGTGACATTGTGCTGTTTCTGGATGTCTCCTGGAATACGCTGGAGCAAATCCGTTTGATGCAGCAGATTTACGGCATTTGGGCGAGCGCCTAACGGTAGAAATAGCCGCCAGGATTATAGCGGTAAGGGTCATGCTGGTAGGGTGAGGGGAATTGCTGGCGCGGCTGGTATTGGTAATACTCCACGCCCTGTTCTATCATTTGCTCAAACACCCCGGCCTTTTCCATATAGTAAACCAGTCCGCCTGCCAGGATCAGGCCAAGCAAGACAGCAAAGACGATCTTGATGACGCTGTAAGGGCGTTCACCCTGGGTTTTGCCGTTGCGCCCATTGATGACAAAGCGGTAGGTTTTGCTGTTGTAGCGGAAAGCGGCAGACCATACCGGCAGCAGCAGGTGCTTGAAGGTGCGGGCAGAATGCTGGGTTTGCAAGCTGTTGACCCGTTGCTGGTCACCGCCGATATCACTGATGACGGCATTGTAGATGCGGTTATCCATGATGCTGCGTGCCTGCTCAAAACCTTCATCCAGGTCGATTTGGTAGATTTCGCTCTGAAAGCCGCTCAGATAGCTTTCGTTATAGGGTACCAGGTTGGGCAAATCCCACGGCTCCAGACGGTCAAGGATGGTACGGGGCAGGGTGCGGGTTGCACCCACCAACACGTCATCGAAAAACAGCCGTACCCGCCCGCTGACCGGCGTCCAGCGGATGCGTGGCACGCTTTGCACCTGCTGCTGCGGCCTGCCGTTGACCATCACGGTGACCAGTTGGCGCTCGTAGTAAATGATGCCGCGTTCACCCCGATAATAGGTGTCGGTATGGCTGTCATAAGTCCAGTAGGGGACGTAGATGCCCAGCAGTTTTTCATCCCGCTTGGCCTTGTTTTTCAGGGCGGAAGGCGCGAACCAGAGGTTCCCGATCCAGCGGTCGAACGCGGCGCGTGCATCCTTTTCGGTGACCAGGAACGGCAACAGGGATTTGGGCTGGAATAGGCGTGCCTGCTCTGTGCCGGTGACGACTGGTGTGCCGCAGAAGGGGCAATCACCCGCATGGCGGTTTTGCTTCAGTTCAAACGTGGCGGCGCAATTCGGGCATTTGATGACTTGGGTATTGTCCAGCGGGCGTATTTTGGCCTGCTGGATAGCGCGCAACGCCTGCTCGAAATTGTATTCGCGGATTTGCTCCTGACTGGGGCGAATGAAATTCTGGTGGCCACAATAGCTGCAAACCAACGAGTCGCTGCCCGGTTGGTAAAGCAGGTCAGCGCCACACTCTTCGCAGGGAAAGTGTTGCTGTCGGATATTGTTGTCGTTGTCGTCTGCCATACGTCTGGGTATGCCCTTTGAGGTGCTTGCTGTAGAAAATCAAGTTGTTCCGCCGAACAGACAAAAACGGCTTACCTGTAGCAAGCCGGATTCTGGAGCGGCAGCCGTATTTATTCGGTGCTTTGTGGCGGTGCTGATGGCGGTATGGGGGGAGGCGTCTGTGCTGTAAACAGGTTAATGAGCGGGGTGGTTTCCCCGGCAGCCTGCCAGTTTGCCATGCCTGCCTGCCAGACCAGGGTGGTGGCGTTGATTTGCCCGGCTTGCGCCATCTGCTGCAACTGTTGCAGTGTATAAGGGCCTTTGGCGTCTTGCCCGACCGCGACATGCCAGTTGGTATCAGGAATGGGGGGAGGCGTTGCGGTTGACGGTTTGTTGAGCACTTCCGCCATTTTGTTGGCAACCGCAAAGCCCATGCCCATATCCAGCGCGCTGTTGGAGTTGCCGCTGCCAACGCCTTGCGCAGTCTGATATTGCAGGTATTTGTCGAGGTTGCCAATCATGCCCATGCTGGTACGCTTGTCGAGGGCGTCTTCCACTTCGGTGGGCAGGGAAATGTTTTCCACCAGAATCGAAGTCAGCTTGAGGCCATAGGCAGCATATTCAGGCGAAATTTTCTGGGTAACGAACTGGCCAAGCTGGTCGTAGTTGGCGGCCATGTCCAGTACAGGGATGCCTGCGCTGGCGATCACGCTGCTGAAGCGGGTGACAATCAGGTTGCGCAACTGGTCGCTGATTTCATCCACAGTGAAATGGCCGTCAGTACCCATGATTTCCTGCATGAACTTGCGGGCATCCTCAATGCGGATGGCGTAAGTGCCGAAAGCACGCAAACGTACCCCGCCAAACTCGCTGTCGCGGATCATCACCGGATTGCGGGTTCCCCATTTCAGGTTAGTGAACTGTTTGGTGTTGAAGAAGTAAACTTCTGCCTTGAACGGGCTTTGGAAGCCGTGATCCCAGTTTTGCAGGGTGGAAAGCACCGGCAGGTTTTTGGTTTCCAGCACGTACAAGCCAGGGCCAAGCACGTCGGCGACTTCGCCTTCGTTGATGAAAATCGCTACCTGGGTTTCACGCACGGTGAGTTTTGCGCCGTACTTGATTTCGTTGCCGTGCCGCTCGAAGCGGTAGACCATGGTGTCGTTGCTGTCGTCTGTCCATTCGATGACATCGACGAATTCACCCATCAGTTTGTCCCATAATCCCATGGCTTACGCTCCTTGACGTGGGCTGCCAGCTTTGGCTTTGGCGGCAACCAGTGCCTGGCGCAGTTCACCTTCCATCACCTTGAGTTCTTCTTCGGCCTTGGCGCGCATGGCTTTGCCTTCGTCGGCAATACGCAGCGAGTCGTTGATGGTGGCAATCAGGGTCTGGTTGGCTTTCTTGACGGATTCGATGTCGAATACGCCGCGTTCCATCTGCTTGCGGGTTTCTTCGTTGCCCATGCGTAGGGTTTCGGCATTCTTTTCCAACAGGTCATTGGTCAGGTCGTTGGCTTCCTTGACCACCTTGGCGGCGTCGCTCATGCGGAAAATGGTGACGGCCTGCGCCAACTGGTTTTTCCACAACGGGACGGTGTTGATCAGGGTGGAATTGATCTTGTTGATCAGGGTCTTGTCGTTTTCCTGCACCAGCCGGATGCTGGGGAGGCTTTGCATCGCTACCTGGCGGGTCAGGCGCAGGTCGTGCACGCGGCGTTCCAGATCGTCACGGGCGCTGCGCAGGTCACGCAGGCTTTGTGCTTTCACCATATCTTCGGCATTGGCCTCGGCTTCCGCAATCAGGGCGGGGATGTCATTGTTGTCCAGACGGTGCAGCTTTTCCTCACCTGCCGCGATGTAGGCTTCCAGCTTGTGGAAGAAATCGAGGTTGGCTTCATACAGTTTGTCGAGGGTTACCACGTCGGTCAGCAACTGGGTTTTGTGGCCTTCCATCTCGTCGGTGATCTTGTCGATCTGTTTGCGCACATCTTCGTATTTGCTAAGGAATTCCACCACGGGCTTGGCTTTGCCAATCAATTTTTCCCACCAGCTTTGCTCGTCATTCGGGTTAAGTTCGTCAATGTCGAAACCCTTGATGGCGGTGATCATATTGGTCAGGGAGGAACCAGCCGCGCCGATGTCCTTGTTTTTGACGCCAGTGAGCATTTTTTCGGAGATAGTGGTCATCTGCTCCTGGGTTTTGGTGCCGAAGAACATGATGCTGCTGCGGTCAGCCATGTCGATTTCAGCGATAATGTTTTCCATTTCCTGCTGGAACGGCTTCTCAGCCTGTTCGTAAGTGACCAGTTCGGTGGTCACTTCCGGCAGGGGAGCCAGTTCGGTTCCCGGTACAACTGCGGGGACAGTCTGGGTCACTGTGACCGTTTGGGTTTCATTCATGGTGGTATTCTCCTTGGGGTATTGGTTGGTCAGAGGACGCCTTCGCGTTTAAGCTGGGTTTCCAGCACTTCTATTTGTACGTCCAGATCGAAATGGTTGTCTTCCAGCAGTTTGGCCTGTTGCTCGGTAAAGGTTTGTTCTAGCGAATCCAGCACGCGGCTGAAATTGGTTTCCAGAGCAACTGGCGTTTCCCCCTGATGAGTGCGGGCGTAGCCTTCGGTCACGCGCTGGGTACCATCCAGATAAACTTTGAGGAACTTGCGGGCGCGTGACAGCCGGGCGGGGTCGTCTTCAATGCTGTCGAGGACTTCGCGAGCCTTGTTGGTGATGCGTTGCAAACGGGCGTTGAATTCGGG
The sequence above is drawn from the Thiothrix nivea DSM 5205 genome and encodes:
- a CDS encoding YidB family protein, giving the protein MDMMQLAVQLFKNQLDKDHDGQLEMTEIASAMMGLMGGGQNQAQAGGLAGLASMISGMQGGGDSGLASLASSWLGNGANQQPSGSQLNQMFGQDKIAAFAQQLGISRDQAVSGLQASVPEVVDKASPNGSLDMGSLLDAVGGVQGAIGLASKLFGR
- the lysM gene encoding peptidoglycan-binding protein LysM; translation: MGLFDFARDIGKKIFGKEEEAPAALQQHIEEDNPGVSGLKVEVKDGVATLSGEAKSAEALEKAVLMAGNALGIQEVKADGISVSDGSQVGGDDEFYTIKKGDTLWGIAEHAYGNGAKYAKIVEVNREVIKDANKIFPGQKIRIPKNI
- a CDS encoding C40 family peptidase gives rise to the protein MGKITLALLLGATAVLFGGCAPMGSYSQSAQYPYWNHTVPGVYQGGAKPYFTSYNQPYASQPVFSQQYQPFSQQYEPADAPARRALLAQAHQALGIPYKFGGETPREGFDCSGLTQYVYKNAHGITLPRTAAQQSSASRTISFEQMRPGDLIFFRTSGSAVNHVGIYIGRGEFIHAASGGGKVSVDNLSKTYWQQRLVKFGTFLA
- a CDS encoding TusE/DsrC/DsvC family sulfur relay protein, whose amino-acid sequence is MMFSDVSLDEMFPRAEPVMRAPLPTLKTESVYSLIERHARERGMQLTAEHMAAIDFVLDFYEHCDDCQNARQLADMLQEEFTPQGGRKYLYQLFPDGPLSTIHDLADLPKLSNESDRSFGTNW
- a CDS encoding SPFH domain-containing protein produces the protein MGLWDKLMGEFVDVIEWTDDSNDTMVYRFERHGNEIKYGAKLTVRETQVAIFINEGEVADVLGPGLYVLETKNLPVLSTLQNWDHGFQSPFKAEVYFFNTKQFTNLKWGTRNPVMIRDSEFGGVRLRAFGTYAIRIEDARKFMQEIMGTDGHFTVDEISDQLRNLIVTRFSSVIASAGIPVLDMAANYDQLGQFVTQKISPEYAAYGLKLTSILVENISLPTEVEDALDKRTSMGMIGNLDKYLQYQTAQGVGSGNSNSALDMGMGFAVANKMAEVLNKPSTATPPPIPDTNWHVAVGQDAKGPYTLQQLQQMAQAGQINATTLVWQAGMANWQAAGETTPLINLFTAQTPPPIPPSAPPQSTE
- a CDS encoding toxic anion resistance protein, yielding MNETQTVTVTQTVPAVVPGTELAPLPEVTTELVTYEQAEKPFQQEMENIIAEIDMADRSSIMFFGTKTQEQMTTISEKMLTGVKNKDIGAAGSSLTNMITAIKGFDIDELNPNDEQSWWEKLIGKAKPVVEFLSKYEDVRKQIDKITDEMEGHKTQLLTDVVTLDKLYEANLDFFHKLEAYIAAGEEKLHRLDNNDIPALIAEAEANAEDMVKAQSLRDLRSARDDLERRVHDLRLTRQVAMQSLPSIRLVQENDKTLINKINSTLINTVPLWKNQLAQAVTIFRMSDAAKVVKEANDLTNDLLEKNAETLRMGNEETRKQMERGVFDIESVKKANQTLIATINDSLRIADEGKAMRAKAEEELKVMEGELRQALVAAKAKAGSPRQGA